In Parasteatoda tepidariorum isolate YZ-2023 chromosome 8, CAS_Ptep_4.0, whole genome shotgun sequence, the DNA window ttttttctcattaataattgttaagatatacaGTCCTCAGAAAGTTTCCtccacaaaaaaagaaatctgtttCTTAAATACAGACAAAGGACTCTGCAGACACCTACGAAATTGACCATGGGGGGAGAAAGAGGGGTCCGAGAACATTTTTtctgaatcaataaaaataggATCCAGTGACTTTTGAATTATAGAAGTATTTTCCCATCCTACAGCTGGATGAGCAGGGTCTGATTTAGTAGCAGATTCTGCTAAAGCTTTCTtaaaatagttactttttttaatttatttttttaaacccagAACGGAATGTTTTACTGTTCTATCAGAACGTTTTGTTTCTGATAGAAACAAAATTGATCAAGCAGGTGGGATAATGGTTATTAGTTTCTAGGAACTTGCGCCAGCGTCTATGCTGTGAACTTAGACCTCTTTGCACCTCCATTGTGGACGGGCGTAAgggtatttgaaaaaaagaaattagctgCTAAAGAATACATATTAccctaaatttataaaaaatatatatatatatataaaaaaacacctaaaaattttcagaaaacaagaaaaaattttcgaggaaaatttttttttaaaaatttgaagaaaacaaattatgtttatttttctcgtCATTCTCGTAACAAATATCtgtacttttttctgaaaaaagcaaagaaaaaataagtaaaagtactaaatgataaaagtaatgaagtacaagtaaaaatacgtacttttttctttattttcgttACACGtaaagaaagtaaaagtaaTACCACGTATGCCTATGTCCAGTTACATGGCCAGTTAGTTCagttttgtaatcatgattttATGACCATTGAAGTTGCAAACggttttaaaacagtaaaggtaaaaaaaaggtTCCTAACCGCAAACGTTATGGTTAGTTAGATGGACAGCCTGTCTGTTGTTTAACcataattttacattgaaaattcaTACAGTGTGCACAGATTAAAGTCATATGAGATCGGATTCGTGTTCAGGATCCCCAAAAAATACGTAAGCAATAAATAAGAACTCCTACTAATTTTTCCGATTAACGTCATTTATAGTGCTCTATTGGGGGGCTACATCACTATCCATCCTCGGAAGTTCCTCGGAAGCTtcttctaaaaatgtatttttccaagcctaataaatttaagtagaGTCAAGAGTAAGTTATAAgtgtaacatattttatttttttaattgtgtcgTTCAATTTTGTGCAGGAATGCAGTGGTTATGATTGATACCCATTATTTGATTATTCCGTTTGTTTTCCTTTAGCTCGAAGTTGATGTATTCAGCTGCACTTATCATAGAAATTTGCCATAGAAACACCTATGGTAATGTATGGTAACCATAGAAATTTGCATGGCTTTTCTATGGCAAGAGCGGCAAACCTAACCTTTGAAGCATTGTATATAGTACGATAGATAGTAATCATCTTCCACGGAATAGGTAACAAACATTCTGATTCTATTGGTGTAAATGTTACACTTCGATGCTACTAGTGGCACAGAGGACTCTTAGTTCTCTAGGCCAGCTCACTGGGTTAACAGCACACGATCATACCACGCACTGACTCGTCAATAGCACTTGCTCTTGTTCTTTTTCCACTTGTCTCCTCCAAATTAGCTGCTTTTCTTGTTCTTATCACTCATCCGTTACTCACGTTAATCCGATTTGGactaaattatcattttatttgtttttaatataaaataaaactatgaacTTTCCTCTCACTAAAATTGTCTGATTCTTGTTTTGTACGGCAAATCGAACAAAAGATATaacggtttttaaaaaaatgataataatttatatttattattgcattgaaatttgcatttttttttcttaaatttgaagaCATTTGcatttcattctaaatttgcaaatgtttttattgccTTGTCCTTTttcacaaaactaatttttcggTCATTTTTCTTCACTTTGAATGCAATatctcaaaacattttaatttgaattactggaaattttgcatgaatattttctatgcatatgtcttaaaaaattactacgGATTGGTtgattaaactataattttatattttacagctaaaataaaaatgtctatgtgtactttttgatcttttttgtcaaaatagttTCGATATTCGcagtaaaatatctaaatataagCATAATGTCTAATGGATAGTCTATTCTCTGAGTTGAGTCTTTATAAGTACATAGAAaacaaagatttataaaaaaattatatttaaaaatattaattgtagtCTTTATAGTctgtatttgttattaattgtagcatttatataaaatgatagcattaaataaaacagtttaaaaaataataaaataatataatagtaataataatttaattctaatgatgcgattagtaatattattaatatacaaaatatctGGATAGTGCTTTTGgggatttattaatttttacatatcatAGGTTTAAATATTCGGGAAATGAGTTACAAAACGGTTGCAATAGTGCTTAGTCTGATTATTTTGAggtttcaaaatgtaaataaaaaatttttttgaggaatGATCAATCAGTTATAGTcttggaataaattaaaattttactttgctaGTGATATTTAACATATTAGCTGTCAGACACACAcatcatttaatcaaaattgtgcTCTTTCCCTTCGTCATGGAAATGTTTACTAGCaaataacattatataaaagCGCTGGCACAACGGGATAGTGAGGTGGAatgaaattcaatgtttttttggTGCCAAAGAGGAGTCGCCATCGAGTGGCAATGAGCTTAACAAGACCAAAGTACAGTCAGACCTCGATATAAGGACACCCTAAGGGACATCGCAAAAGTGACCTTATAAGCGGGGTGACCTTTTAACCGATTCATTAGCAGTTCATAACTAAGCACGTAAATAGTgcacattatgattttttaaaaatggtaatacaAACGAAAACGATCAGccgtaaattaaatatttaagtcaataaattttaaaaaaattagtaaagaattaaaaaaagtttgattttaatttttttttatttaaaataaagtcgtTTACAAATTCCCTCAAAGTGTATATACATACATTACATattaccttatttaaaataatcattcatgCAGGTCTGTCTCGTTCTTGGTTTCAGTTTTCGAGCAATGCTTTCTAGATTTTGCAACTTATCAAAATGTTTCTCAGGTCACtcatgatttgtaaaaaaaattcgtattacATTTATTGCATTGAACGCTTTCCTTTGGGTTACAGCTGCAGTGTTAGTATCACTGTCATTGTCCACAACttgtgaaataatttcagaaattgtatCTTCAGAATTGGTGGCAATTTCCTCATCAATCAAACCATATTCAGCCTCCCCTTCAATGGCATGGCCACGATTTTTCAAATCTTCCATCAGAACAGATAGAGGAATATTGTCCTCTTCGGTTTCGTCATCCACGATATTCAGAGAAATCACAAAACCAGCAGGACGAAAACAATTTGCTATTCATAAAGTGGACACCATGTTACGTCTCAGtaaaaaatgactttataaGCGATAACGATTTTTAAAGCTTGACCATATATCCGATAATCTGTAACAAAGAATTCCTATTCAGTGAGCCGGTACTTTGGAAAAGTGATCTTATATGCGGGGTGACCATATATACGGATGACCTTATATCGAGGTCTGACTCTATTAATGCATAACTACGGAATTTCTATTAGTTTAGATATCTTGAGCGCAGCTGTGGATACTGTgtgatttattgcttttatattgTAACATCTGACAATTTTGTTATCGAAGttaagaatacaatttttttcacaatgcaATTATAGTTAGTAAAGGCTTGTAGttagtaaaatttctaaaaattaaaatttaattttagaaatcattttttttaaatttaaaaagaaaataacgttTTTTGTCCTCCCTATTCTCGCTACAAATACCTGACTTTTTCCcgaaaaaagcaaagaaaaaacaagtaaaactactaaatttaaaaaagtaatgaggtacaagtaaaaatgcaaactttttcctttattttcgtTACAAGTAAAGAAAGTAAAAGCAATGCCATGTATGCCTTTtgttttcatggttttataaccattatagttgtaaacagtttaaaaaccgtaaaggtaaaaaatgttcctaaCCCTAAACTTTAGGGTTAGTTAGATGGACTCTTATTTAGAGGTctgttattttacaataattttacgaTGAAAATTCTTGCAGTGTGCACAGACTAAGATCATATAAGATCCGATTCGGGTTCAGGACCCCAAAAAATGTGTGAgcaaaaaataagaactcctACTAATTTTTCCGATTAACGTCATTTATTGTTCTCGATTGCTAGGACTATTATAGAACTAAATTAATGCAAGTAACAAATCGAATATAACAAACTTAATCAGAGACAGTGAAAGAGAACGATTTAATGCATAAATCTCGGTTAAGCTTTTCATTGTAGCATGACGCTAAAACTATTTGGGAGACAGTTTTGTTATTTCAGCGCCCTTTACAACTTTCTTATACGCAATAGCATTAAAATGGGAATGCTTCATATATTTCTCTGTGCTTTACACACAAATATCCTTATTCGATTTTTATCCATGTAATTCATTGAGTTTTAATATCATCCAATATAGATGAGTTTATACTGATAGTTTATTGTCTTGAGATAGTATTAATTTAAACCTCTGACGACTAGACAGTTGTAAGAGCttgattaatttgatttattttggcTTATACAAGATGCttgaaaactacattttaattgcttgaatttttaaaattttactgaaaaaaaacaactaaatatAAGTTCTATCCAAAGAGCATTCAATGCTATTTAATCTAATTCTATTTAATCTCCCTCTTATTCAATGCTGTTTAACTTGATTGTCTAAGCTACAACGCTACATTGAACCCTGTAAAAATtcgtttacttaatttttttttcggaaatccGAGACATAATTTgttctcataaaaattatatttgtttgtattGTGTTTTCTGCTTGGTCTTAATGCCTAAGTCGATATTCTTGAAATTTGCAGCTTTTGATGGAATGACAAGTTGTCTCAATTGAAATTACAGTGTTTTTGCCAGTTACACTTTTTGCACAACCAGTGACTTGATAATTCGTAATTGGAACTTTCTTTCCAACAGTTTTATCGTTTCAGGGATCAATTTGGTATTCAAATATACTCTATTTGTAAATCAAATGATAAGCCAATATTTTGAGGATTTTTGTCTCAAAAAAGCCTTTAGACTAGTATTgttaaattgcataattatttaacacaaattaattaaattcgaCTAGatgctctaaaaataaatttttccagtcaatcattttatttatttgaatgtctACTTGAGTGTGAATACagttgtgaaaaattgaaaacagttgTTTTTACAAGTTATGAGTTAaggttatgatttttttccttttggaaGCAGAtgtattgtttcaaattttaatgattacaaCTTCAATTCTTTTCCACGTCAATAATATTGtgcatcaaattaaaaatgctattacgtaagtaaaattattttttcgttgagtttctataatttgtttttattttttagttatgcaTCTTTTCACTTTAATCTCATTAGTTCCTCTCAAAGACGTATTTTACTAAGatgttttactaaatgttttatttattattctatttagtattaatttcaGCATTCCTTTTCAATACAACATGTTCTTTTaatacaacaaatattttttgttggaaGTCTAAAACGGACTCTTAAATTAATGTAGTCATTTTTACATTAGTTAttacgaaacaaaatattatattacaaaattcattaattaaatagtaaaaatttcttacacaAAGTCTGTCACTTAAATGGgctttgtatttttcaaaacagtttataaatattttgttacatatcacagaatgtataatttttgttcaacggtctaataagaaatattaaaatattttttcagcccTTTTGAAGTAAAGTTCATTATGGATAAATATTTCTCTGTAATTCTGAAACTCAATGAGTACTAAGAaactttttgcagaaaatattcatttaattttaagttaagcaTTCCAAGACAATTCTTGATTCTTAAAATCCTGGATCACCGGGACAAACAGGATGGTGGCAGCAGATAGGGTATGGTCCTTTTCCGGTTCCTCTTCTGCATCCAGAACCTTCTAGAATCGGTACTCCAATGCATCtgaaattatattcaataaaataaaaaagtaattaataaaaatgatacacTAAATGCTCTTTAATGAAAAGAAGCTGAATGGATGATTCCTATAAAGATTAAGACTAATCAACTGCTAAATTTAATTGCGTTATTAAAAAGACAGATATGAAATtcgaactttttaatttttcagaggaaatttttttccatcaaaaaatttatttctgatcgGTTACAGAAACAGGTTGCATGATAGATGTAGATAGATGTTGATTACATAGAAATATGCATCTCAGAACAAATTAAACTCATAGAATttggtattaaatatttttctaaaaaaaaattaataaatataattcaataaactttctttttattttttattaattatttctcaaatttttaactttagtctTCTTTTGAAgattaaaggatattttttcaaaaggatatttttcttctaattttggtcataaaaaaattcccttatcTCAGATAATAAGATAATTATATAACATAAGCTGtgtggaaatttatttttatcgaatttcTTTCCTCtctcatgatttttttattgcgagtaaatttaaaatcagcgaAGTTAAATCGAATTGTATATTTACATTATCCCTTTGTTACGTCAtacatgcagaaaaaaaatcgctatatttttaaacagtgcTGTCCTATATATAGGACGTTGTATCTTACTGCATTATtggtaaaagtttaattataagaattattatattctacataacaaaataaaaagtaaaaattggttGAAGGTGTCTCCTGTATCCCCTGACACTGTCTCCTAGATCAATATTATGACTATGACGTAtgctttataaaatagtaaaacgtTCCTTTTTTACGAGAGTAATCAATAACCttaatattaagaaacatattcaaaaattttaaaaactatgatttttttaacgcACTTACGGTTTAACACCCAAGAAGCCATTTGTACACGTATATTCTTGGCAGGGATGCtctttttgaaatgtttctcCATTCTTATGTTCACCGCAGTcaactgaaatgaaaaacaaaaattaaagaaaaaaaaggaattaaaaagttaagagaatcattattatgtatattatatgGATGTTGcaatttgaagaaagaaaaaagaagatagtATTGAAGCAACTTATTTGTGCaggattaattaaatatatcaggAAAAGGAATGGATCTGTGTTTCATATTCCGACGGATCCCGGATTTAAGACAGATTTGTTTACTGGTTAGACAGATGAATTATTTGACGGGAGTTTatggtacactgtaaaaaatttcgagctatgattttttttttttttttttttgtattcttctCATGATTTCTGTGGTATGTAcgtaaaaatatgtaagaagtataatatatttaaatttttagattattattttgcataaaaattattactttctgTCTGTGGAAGCAAACATAAAGGtgattgtaaattaataaattatgtttgaatatcGATCTGcatctgtatattttttgctattattttcaAGTTACGTTATTATTTTCGCATTTCTTAATTTAcgtcaaattttttgttttactacgttaatgtaattaatattggaAGGGAATATTCCCTCAAATTGAGATTAGGGGGTTGACGAATCCAATATTTGGCcactctatatatatatatatatatatNNNNNNNNNNNNNNNNNNNNNNNNNNNNNNNNNNNNNNNNNNNNNNNNNNNNNNNNNNNNNNNNNNNNNNNNNNNNNNNNNNNNNNNNNNNNNNNNNNNNNNNNNNNNNNNNNNNNNNNNNNNNNNNNNNNNNNNNNNNNNNNNNNNNNNNNNNNNNNNNNNNNNNNNNNNNNNNNNNNNNNNNNNNNNNNNNNNNNNNNNNNNNNNNNNNNNNNNNNNNNNNNNNNNNNNNNNNNNNNNNNNNNNNNNNNNNNNNNNNNNNNNNNNNNNNNNNNNNNNNNNNNNNNNNNNNNNNNNNNNNNNNNNNNNNNNNNNNNNNNNNNNNNNNNNNNNNNNNNNNNNNNNNNNNNNNNNNNNNNNNNNNNNNNNNNNNNNNNNNNNNNNNNNNNNNNNNNNNNNNNNNNNNNNNNNNNNNNNNNNNNNNNNNNNNNNNNNNNNNNNNNNNNNNNNNNNNNNNNNNNNNNNNNNNNNNNNNNNNNNNNNNNNNNNNNNNNNNNNNNNNNNNNNNNNNNNNNNNNNNNNNNNNNNNNNNNNNNNNNNNNNNNNNNNNNNNNNNNNNNNNNNNNNNNNNNNNNNNNNNNNNNtatatatatatatatataccagaGGGCTCCACCCCCTGATTGCTatcgctcgccaacccccgataaTTGCTACGCAATTAAAGTCATTTTCCTGGAGATTAGCTGGCTATTTTTCCACACCTACATCACATAGAGAGAATATGATAGGATTGTGAAATGTCAGAGGTCCTTTATTATCAGTATTATGAacttatataaagcaattttaatacgaacaatattataaacttacATAGAGCGaggaagcaatattatttaacacattactATAGGGCATTAGCTGGAAATTAATCTCCGTATCCGAATCACGCGTGGCAgcgggtagactatatttgagtgtgccccttgattctcgccaagaTGTGATTGCGATTGATCaccaagctgggcgatgttgaaacccaatcgtgattcagattggtttagatttcagcgttatttttaaattgccaaCGATATATGTAGTTTCAGAGGTTcgttagttctacgttggataccggctggtatGGTTATTTTTGCTTGTGATCAATAAGATtgaaggtatgtgggcagtcataaaaaggtgctttcgaaaaaaattttgtcgcCAGCCCAGTAccacagacgccattttcgattcgtatttcgccgaatttatgtgACGATGGAGGaacacagattctattcatgataaatttagacagtatctaactgctattagagaattcggtgcacctaaatctgaggatattcaagcttaaCGAAGAAGggagttgtttttttcttccttttctttacATTACTCATATCGGGTTCAttccaattttataaagttttggccgatgttttccaatattttattgaaatatcattatattttggcAGTTATTCCTGTTACAACGGTGCTCCACTCTAAcaggaatggcgccaaacataagtagccaatttcgccaaggtgcaacctcaagtatatttttatcccTATCTCAAACCATTGTTGATCTTGTAGGATTCCGGACGCACCCTATATGGTGCGtcatctcccccccccccagcagattaaattttaaactgaaaacaattaaaacctgatgaaaaaaaactttaaaatatggcaaacaaattaaaacatgtaacaTTAGAAAGTTGATgctaagtaatatttcaaaagcaaataccAATGCAAGTAATTGCCCAATTAACTTCAATACTGTcaactgacaaaatattttagtttcaattagacaaaaagcaaattatataataaaaacatacgtAACTGGAATtcgacaaattaaattaagcaatttaatttttttgtcatactgaataccaataaaaaaacaaatataaaatgaaataattatgttatcaatgatcaataaacatttttgtctgaattgttataaaaaaataattcgaaaacaataaaattgaaaactatttacaaTAGATCTCTGAAATTCACAAAACCTAGCTATGTACATTTTTCATTGATCTTtcttttcacataattttttgtacCAAAGATTTGcacttttatgcattatttaagaaatatatgaaGCTAATAGgaactgttaattaatatttttgggcGAACGATGTTTTGATAGTAAGTAAAAACAAATGAGTACTCTAAAGTAAACTCTgatcaatatatttaacacattcagcgcaaaataaaaatcgcaacGATCTTTAGCTGCTAAGTTTAGTTGCAACACTTCTGCagacagcattattaaaaattattaccttttcacTCACATGCGGtctcaattttgattggctgttttgtgcgtTACTAACAAGAAGTCTTCTATGATTGGCTATGTGTTATCATTCCACTctcttcttataaaataaagatatacagagagagagagagagattttgAGTTATTGAGcatcaaaattaacaaatcaatacatttgcataaaaatcttttagttaTCTATACTGTTAATTTTTCATGTACAAAAACAATTCGGGGAAAATCGAGATTTTTTAACTTACCAATAATCTGCTCAAATATtcatataagtaattaaaattattcaataaatgttattaattttgataaaaagtcataaaataaaacgttgtattaaaaattcggcattttattaaatatgaacatTGAATTACCCAgtacaatatataattattttgaagttttttactGTGTTACCTTCTATTGAAACAGTTTTTGGTTCAATAGAAGGTAACAGAGGAACCAAAGGTGGTTTTTTACATCTGTCAACGcgccttaaaaatatatctcacAACTCTATATTTACGCTTCAATCTCATACTTTGAATTCTGACTACTTAGTTCAGAATATAATTCCGTTCTCTctttatatgattatttttcggtttttcatgaattttcattggataaaatttttatttacaaatattaataaacattttaactttttcctttatatatatataaagtaaaagaagtcaaatcttattataataatttttttctttttggtttatttattgGGGATGTAGGGTTATCCGTTATCTACTTTGTGACGTAATTTCTAAGATTTCTTCACATggtgtgattttaaaaattacctctTTTCAAACTAAAgccattttatttaatcttattgtGTACAGTTCACGAGAAaggcttttaattttcaaattatataaatcgtTTGAATATAATGTATGTAGtgtgtaaattaaataacatttctcTACAAATACcgaccatatatatatatatgtatatatatatatatatatatacattgtgATATTACGTatgtattttcctttttttcccttcttcactcaaatacttaataaaatcacaattggtcaaaaaaaaatggtaaccagtttacaacacaaaaaaaaacatttattaataatggtAAAAGATTAGAAAATGAACTATAACCAAGACACTCAAACAATCCACTTCCGTTCTCCATCAGAGCATTCCCTCCTCTGCCTTTTTACAACATCTACCTTGATGACAGCGCCATCACAACATGGAGGcattacacacacacacacacacacacacatatatatatatatatatatatataNNNNNNNNNNNNNNNNNNNNNNNNNNNNNNNNNNNNNNNNNNAGATttacttacaaaatgactgataactaaaaaactaatccaaatttttgaaaaagaaaaaaaatacttcttcattatgtcaaaacacaattatgtgccgagtttcgtgcctgggcgaggcttctggggcgatatattgtaattacagacacacacacacacagccgcgtttattattatgtatagataaaaaaaaataataataataataaaagatgaaattttatttaaaaaaccgggaaaaaaagatataatcttttcttcagcccacacgattagtttaaataattaaactataatttaatttataaaaatttggtgCTCTACATGCATACTAAAAGATAAGAAAAGTTAACTGatccatattatttaaataacccACTTATGATTAcactttttctcttaatttaggattaataaaatatcaatttatgatATCATTTTCTCCTCCTTTTTTTATAGATACTTAAGAATGATTACTTTCAATGCTTAACTTTCTTTGCTTTTTGtctcttaaaaaatgcttaataatggTGCAACCTTTCCCTGTTTCTTAGcactttaaaaataccaaaacatGGCGCCACCTTCCTTCGCTTTTAGTTCTGTTCAAATCACTTATTTTTTGGTGCAACTTTTACCTGCTTTTAGGTATTTTCAAAATGCTCATTTTTGGTGCAACCTTCTTCCGTTAGCTAGAGCTTGTGAAAGCACCAATCTGTAGTAAAACTGAGCACCATTTATGTAGCCAGCAAATGAATACCAAAGTTTGGCGCAACATagctcgaaattttttacagagtcgaaaacttcaaaactataaaaaaacatgtttacaaGAGTGGTTATCCTAGTTGATTAAATATCAGTCATATAATTAGTAAAACCGCTGTTTTGAAACTGAAATCATAATTTAACTTAAGCAAACTTGAAACTTTctgaaattatagaaaataaataattttcagtggGTTTATTCACACTTTGGTATAGAAGGTGGTGAACAAGTAGACTTTTTAACGAAAACCGGAACAACATGAAAACGCATCTGTTACATCAGATACACTAAGAAGATACAGTTTTggcaaatttaatgaaatgaataacaGCGCTAAAGGTTAAACCTTGGAGGGCGTACAAGATTATcgaaaataacaaaactataaTCCCAGAAAGGaggttgtaaaatttttagactACGAAGTGGCCTGAGGCAGCTTGGCGGAACATTTGTTCAAAATAAGAGTACTCTCTACTGATATATGCCAGCCGGCCAGTGGCCGAGAGTGGTTAGCGCActtgactgcgaagccaatggttgcaggttcgaattccgctcaaggcatggatgtttatCTCTGTGTTGtagtgtgatgtgtgaatgtgaccctaTATATGAACTGGTATCTTTGGAGAGtatgggcaatgttgctcgtcTCCGTGACtaaggttcacaggtgcccaccgGGTAACGTTAAAGAGCAATAGTTGCGGCATCTTCAAGAGCAAATGAACAAGAGTTCAATGCCtacagtagaaaaaaaaataacatatattttcagGTCACTTTTTTCAAACTAGAAAGATTTGCCTTTGCCCTCTTTTGACTATTGATTGTtcctttttagatttttaattatttattgttcatttttaattgtttgtagTTCGTCCTGCTCTTTTTAGGCAGTGGACggttgtaattataaattaatttctaaatagaGCCATATGTAACTCACAGTTACATATATACAGGGTATCACAATTGAATGTTTATAGGCAAAATGCTGAGTTAAGGAAAATTGACTTCGAAACTTAGTTAATTTTCAgtcaattaaagcaaaaatgggTCGTTTATTAGTAGTTACGTAACATTTTTCGTTTTCTTAATGAGTCTATTATTATAAAGGCAAAAATCAGTATGCGTGTTTCTGCTATAACTCcggaaaaaattgttcaaacatCCCAAAACTTGAAAAACAGATACAAGGGAGGATTTTTGACTCCAATTCCGGACATTGTTCAAAAGTTAAAACTAGTGcaatcaaaaga includes these proteins:
- the LOC139426236 gene encoding uncharacterized protein, coding for MIRSVFCLLLTISFFVMVAASSDFPVFSPVAVNFDCGEHKNGETFQKEHPCQEYTCTNGFLGVKPCIGVPILEGSGCRRGTGKGPYPICCHHPVCPGDPGF